The window AAGACTAGGCCCAATGGTTCGTTGCTCGATAACTTTAATGGGGACTGGTAAAGCTCCAGCATTTAATTGAATCGAAAGCGCTTTGGCACTATCAGTAGTAAAGTTTCCAGAAATCACAGCCTGACCAGTAGTAATGGCTTCTTGAACAGTTGGAGCAGTGACCGGAATTTCATCCAGGAAAATAGCCACTGGTTTGCCAACATTTTCTTTAGTAATAGTGGCAAATTTTTTAGCACCATCGCCAGTAAATTCTAGACCAACTTGGGGAAGACCATTATTAAATTGCACGGATGATCTTTTCAAATCTTTACCAGAAAGGTCAGTAGTTACAAAATCAGTATATGGTACAGCACTAGCTGTGGAATCCTTAAGTTGCGGTGGTAGGACTCTAAACTCAAGCTGGGCGGTTTGGCCAATTAAACTAATAGCTTGATTAATATCTTGAATACCTGGAAGCTCAGCGATAATTCGATAATCATTGCCAACCTTTGAAGTTTGAATAGATGGCTCAGTAACTCCGTAAAGATCTACCCGACGACTAATAACTTCTTTAGCAGCTTCCAAGGCTGTTTGGCGATCACTAGTTTTAACTTTACTCATATCAGCCTGTAAAACAATTTGGGTTCCGCCTTGTAAATCTAAACCTCGTTGAATATCGAGACTACGATGGAATTCAAGTTTGCCAAGTTTAAAATTGATTTCCGGGGAAGAAATGGTAGCGTTAATAGTTTTACCAAAAATAGTTTGATGAATTTGGAAATTTTTAGGAAGAGAAATAATAGCAGTGATTATAGTCAGGCCAATGATAATGATAAAAAGGCGTTTTGCTTGCATTCATTTTTGTCATTCCGAACGAAGTTAAATGATTTTGCCAATAAAATTCCTGCCTGCCGGCAGTCAGGTCTCCACTTCGGTCAAAATGACACTACACATATTTTAGACAAAAACAGGCGAGAAACAAGAGGAAAAAGAGAGGTAAAAACACTTTTTATTTGTTTTTTATTTTTAAGTTATGATACCAATTCTTCTTCGTCTCCCAAAAGCATAATACGAGAGCCCATAAGGATTTGGGTGATAAAAGGATCTCGGCGTTTTTTTCTAAAATCAAATTCTTCTTTAGTCATGACTGAGTAGTTGATTTCCCGATCCAGCTCTTTTTCAAATTTAGCAACAACAGAAGCTACTTGAGGAATTACGATTTCACCCACAATTAGCAAGTCTACATCTGTTTCGTTGTGGGGTCGGTGACGAGAAAATTTGCCAGATAACACAGCAAAGCGGATTTTGCCAATGCGATTGCGGTCTTTGATAATAGCTTGACCAAGACCAACAGTTTTGGCAGTAAGTTGAACTAATTCGTTGTAAAAAAGATAGTCTTTTTTGAAACCGTAATAAAGACGGTTACCACGCGACTCTTTTTTGACCATGCCTTTTTCTTCCATATGTTGGAGCTCGCGACGAACAGCGTTAATTTCCTCCTTGGAAAGACGAACCAGCTCTCGAACATAGTAGATTTTAGCTGGATCTGTTAGGAAAATTTTTAAAAGTTTAACGCGAACGCGGGAGATAAGAAAATCTTGAAGTTTGGCCATGTTACTTTGTCATTCTAAGTGAAGTTGAAGAATCTTCCTTAAAAGATTCCTGCCTGCCAATAGGCAGGTCTCAACAAGCTCGGAATGACAAAATTGATTAGTCTTCCTAATTAAAGCCAATTATAGCATACGAGTACATAATGTGATCCTTGTCTTATAAATAATCCTATAGTATTGACTAAAGTTTGTATTTTGAATACAATACTAGCCAATAAAAGAGCGATATTGCTCTTTTTGTTTAGATATCCTTTAAAAACTATTTGCAGTTTTTGTAAAAGATATCTTAGTACATTAAAAATTCCAAGAACTAAATACAGCGAATCCAAGCAGAGATTGAATACATTTTAAATTTCTACCTGGGTTCGTTGTCAAAATTTCCTATTTCCACTGAGATAGATGGCTTGTAAGGAGCTGAAAGGATAATCAGTGATTTATCTGTATGTATTGGTGAAAGGAATATTCCATAACCTTGAAAGGGGATAAATCATGAAGAAGATTTTTGTATGGGTGTTGTTGGTTGCTGTTTTATCGTCTTTAGCTCCTGTAGCTTTAGCGCAGGAACCAGAAGTATGCTCTGATTCGAGTTGTATGACTTGGACCTGGGCAGATGCTTGGGCCCAAAATCTTGATGTGGACAGGATTCCGGTAGGTTTGCATCCAGGTGAAAAAGCAACAATCAGTCTGGTTAGCACCTTTGCTACTAAGCAAGTCGGTTTTGCTGTAACCAGTGAAGGTGGTATCAGTTTGTCGCAAATTGGCTTTGCCAATTTGAGTTGGGAGCTTGAGGGCCAGCGAGATGGACATTGGGCAATGTATGCCAATGTAATATCTTCTGGGTCAGGGTCGTTTGGCTGGCTCTCGACAGGGCTTTTCCGGTTGAAAGAGGTGATTGAATTCACCCCTAACAAACCTGGGGTTTATGCTCTGAAAGGGCTTGGGGAGGTCACCTCAATTTCCTCTGCTTTGGCGGGGAGGTTGAATGATGGATCTTGGTGTCTTTCTCAAGCAATAGCTTGGGATGAGATTCAGAAGGAATGGGTCATTACGGTTCTTCCCTGGCCAACTCCATCATGGAAACCAGTTGCTGAGAAGGTTGTTATTAAAGGGCTTAATAGCCCTGTGGCAGTTGAGGAACTTGGTGCATTAGACTATCAGTGGATTGAGCTTAAAAAACTCAATCTGACTGACCAAGGTTTTGTCTGGGAAGAAATTCCTCCTGGTCATCCGGCTGATCAGGGAACAAGTCAGACTGGTCGTTATGAGCTCACCTTGTTGTGCCAAGAGGGTGAATTTCTCTTGGGGGGAAATGTTCGTTCTTCAAGATCGAAATGCATTTATTCAGCCAAGCCTTGCAATAAAGATGGGAAGTGTCTTGAGCCTCGAGTGCTTCTCGTAGAAAATACTGGCTTGGACGGTACTCAGACCTTCAACTGGTTTGATCAGGAGTGTACTGATCAAATAATTGCTTTCAAGTGATGGTTCTTGGAATTGGGTAAGCGTTTTATCGCTACTGTATATTAAGGTATGCGAGCTTACCCGGTTCCCAGAGAAAATTAATAAATAATTTTTTCTGGGAACATATTAAAATTTACTTCTTTAGTATTCCAAAGTCTTATTCCCCTTAGCTAAATTGCTAATCCAGATTTTACCTGGAATAAAGCTGATTTCTTTGCCAGTATCAGCATCTTCAAAAATAGTTCGATCAGTTCTACTATCTTTGGTCCAGGTGATTTCAGTAGCATTACCATTTTGGAATAAAACTCCAGTACCTGTACCAATTGTATCGTAAAGCAAATGGGCATTACTGGGATAGCCGTCATCAGCATTACTCTCCACTGAATACATAACTATGATATTTTTAGCTGAAAGCTGTTTATTGGTGTCTAGGTCAAGATGTTCCTTGCCAGCATTGCTGCGCAAATACACTTTTTTCTCAGGATCAAATTTCCAAGAGACAGAGTAATCACCAGCTGGCGAGTTTTCCCAAAAATCATAGCCAATAGTAGTTACATCACCAATCTTAGGTTCTTTCCCCTCTTCATAAAACTGCCAAGGTACAAAGTCTTCATCCCAAGCATTGCCCTCGCTATCAACATTGGTCCATTCCCGTTTTTTAGCCAAAGCCCATAAACGTTCAGTGGTGGAATACATGGTGTGTTCAGTAGCGACTGTGTGTCCCATGCGCTCATAGTCACGCCAGTATGTGGGGTAACCAATGGCAAATTGATTAAGATCATTCCCCATGGAACCACCCCAACCATAATCTTCAATTTGACCCAAAGCATCAGCTTCGCTGGTACCACCAGGACAACCATGGTTGCAGTTAGCTCCGCCCACATGAGCATATAACGGGTTAGCACCGTACTCAGAAGCCCAGTTGATAAAGTAGCTGCGGGCACTACGAACTGGTCCAACAATAGCTTCGTGAGACTGGGCATCACAATAAAAGACCCCCATAAACCTGGTAATGCCGCCTTCAGCTACAGTTTCGTAAACAATATCAGCACTAGATAAACCGGATTGAGGCCGAGCTTCTTCATGGTTTTCAATCATAATAAGCAAGGGGCGACGTTGTTCCCAGGCCTCTTTCTCTTTTTCTGTAAAAAGTTGGCCATTCATAGGACAAATAGCAGTTTTGGGGCCGCTAGTATCAATAAGCTGTTTGTAATCTGCGGTATTATCTTCCTTCTCTTCTTGATTGATAGCCTCCTCTTCCTGATTACCTTGGGGACTAATGAATTCTAATGAAGGTGGAGCAACTACATACGTAAAAACCGCATAAGAAATGCCGGTTGAAAAAAGGTATAAACCTAAAAAGGCTACGAAGCCTAAAAGAGCAGTTTTTTTCATACTATAATATTTAGTTTGTTTTAATAATATAAAAACAAAAATAAGATTTCCTTGAGAATTTCTACAAGGAAATAAAATTAAACATCACCTTTTAAGTGTATCATGGCTTTATGTGGCATGCACTGGCAATTACTTTCTGTTCTTCTTCAGAGAGATCGCCGTCAATTCCTTTACCTTGAAAAACCTGTTTTGAATAAACTCGCGTTGTTTCACGGTTATGTAGGGAAGAAATTAAAACTCCAGTTTTTTGATTATCCAGCAGAGCTAAAACAAAACTTTGATCGCCACCGGTATCGTCAAAGGGATTGAAGCGTAAAAAGCCAACTTGCTGGAGATGAAAATCACATTGGGATTTTAATGTTTCCATCTCGCCAATCAATGATTTAAGTTCAGAACCCTGGAGTTTTTGGGCTTTTAAAATATCTTCTAAAATTTGTTCCAAGTTTTTCTTATCAATTTTTTTAATCAGGCTGTTGTAGTGTTTTTTAAGAGATAAAAATAAGACAGTCAGGATTGTTAGCCAAACAATACTAAGACCAGCTATAAGAGCTGGAATTAACGTTATGGGATTTGATAAAAACTCGTTCATGTGATTTGATTGTACGGAGCTTTTTATGGTCTTGTCAAACAGGGAGTTAAAACCTAGAATAATGGGCAGAATATTACATATATAAAATAATTCTATGGCCAAAAAAAGAAAAACCTTAGCTCAAAAAAAGAAGGCACTACAACGAAAACAGGAACAATTAATGCAGGTCCGATCCAGTGAAACCGAACAGGGAAAACTGCATTACGAAGCAAAAGAATCTATTGATTCTAAGAAAACTTCAAAAACTAAAGCCACAAAAATTTTAAAAAATGATGATCAAATTCTAGTTGTTCCGGAAAAATATATTCGCCAGGATTTGACCAAAACTGCCTTGCTGTCGGTTTTGTTTACGGCTATTATTTTGGGATTGTATTGGTATGTGGAACTAGGTGGAAAAGCTGCGCTGGGCATGTAATAATGCAAGCATGAAGAAAAATTTTTCAATCAAAAATGTTTTGCTTCTCTTAGTAGTTTTTTTAATTTTTATAGTAGCTTTTTCCAGATTTGTATATCCAAGTATTGGAGATAGACTTCCTTCTCAAATATCTACGGGTGTAGATATGTTGTTTTATAGTTCACCAGCGGGGTGTACTTTAATGGGTCAAAATTATAATAATTATACTGGCTCCGTAAATAAATGTACTCCTAAATATAGCTTTCCAGCTTATCGAAGTAGCTCATCAGGTAATGATCCTTTTGTTGCATTAAAACCAGTAATTTATTTATATCCTACCAAAGTTCAAGTAGTTGATGTAAATTTAGATATTTTAGGGAAAATAATTGTTTCATATCCAAAATATAATGAGCAAATAAAAGGATGGAGTGTGACTGCTTTTCCAGATGGCCATTTGATTAATAAAGCTGATAATAAGGAGTATAGCTATCTATTTTGGGAAGCTGAAACAAATGATCTTAATATAGACTTGGTTTCAGGTTTTGTGGTTAGAGGTCAGGATACAGAAAAATTTTTACAAGAGAAATTAGCTGAGATAGGTTTATTACCCAAAGAATACAATGAATTTATTGTTTACTGGCTACCTAAAATGCAAAATAATCCATATAATTTAATTCATTTTGCTGGCGATACTTACACTGATTCAGCCCAACTAACAATTGCTCCCAAACCAGACTCAGTACTAAGAGTTTTTATGGTTTACAAGCCATTGGCAAAATCAATCAATGTTTCTCCTCAGATTTTTCCCAAGTTTGAACGTAATGGTTTTACCGTAGTTGAGTGGGGCGGTACAGAAATTAAAGATTAAATCACAAACTCCCCATTGTCATAAATTATCTTCTTGCTGCAATTTTTCAAAACTGCAGTGACAGTACGTTTAGTAGTTGAAACGATATCAGTATGGACTGCACTATCATTGAAACCTAGGCTTTTCCATTGGGCTTTGGTAACTTTCCCTGGATCGCCAGCATAACAGTCATGATAGGATTTGCCTAAAGCAATATGAGTATTGCCCTGAGGGCCACCAACATTTTCATCAAATAAGGTTTCGGCCATAAACTTGGTGATTTTGGAAAAACGTTTATCAGTTAGAGAAAACTCACCAATTTTGTCTGCGTTTGGGGTTTTGATCATTTCTAGTAGCACTTTTTCATTTTGAGAGGCTTTGGCTTTGACTACCTTGCCTTTAGCAAATTCCAGCTCAACACCTTTGATCAAATTACCATAACGATAAAGAGGTTGATTAAATTTGATCCAACCATGTGTGTCCCGCCAATCAGGTGAGGTGAAAATCTCAAAACTAGGGATGTTGCGACCACTACCACCAGCCCATTGCCGTTTTTCACCCAGGCTAATCAAAAGGTCCACATCTGAACCTTTTACATGTAAAGTATCAATTGGAAGCTGATTTAATTTTTTAATAATTATTTCACTTTGAGCAAAAGTTTGTTGCCAAGCTTTGATAGGATCTTTTTGATTAAGATAACACCCTTTAATAATTTGCTCCCAGTAATCTTCAAGTGAAAGTCCGGCTTCTTTAGCCATTTGAGGAGTAGCATACAGAGCCAAAGTCCAAGTAAATTTACCTTGATTTTCTTTAATATCAAGCAGTTCTCGCCAAGGTTTTTGAGCTAGCTGAGCAGTCATAATTTTGGCTGGATCAATCCCTTTGAGCGCTTGTTTATTGACCTCAGAAATAATGGCAATAGAATGGTCAATTTGTTTAACCAAGCCTTGAACATAAGCTTTGGGATAAAATTTTAATTGCTCATCTGAAGCTAACTCAAAAAAGTCCCGAGATGGATTAAGTGATTTTTCATCATCAGGCAAATATTGAGAGATGAAGTGACCCCCAGCTTTTAAGACTGCTTTACGTAACTCTATGAAAAGTGGCTTGGCAGACTCTGATGCAGAAATTCGGACTACTTCACCTTTTTTAATGCCATTGCCGCTATTTAGAGCAAAGTTGACTAAAACGTTGGCATATTTTTCGAAAGTGTGTTGAGAAGGTTGGTATTTTGGCATATGGGTTACAATAGATTAATATTATTGTCATTTCGATCGAAGTGGAGACCTGCCTGCCGGCAGGCAGGAATTTTATCGAAAAGATCCTTTGACTTCGCTCAGGATGACAAGGTGGTAATGGATTTTAACATGTACTTATGTCTATTTCTAATCTAGAAGTTCAAAAGCGTCTTAGAAAATTTCAAGCTATTTTAAAAGCAAAAAAACTAGATTGTTTACTACTGCTTAGTGCTGAGCAAATTTTTTACCTGACCAATTTTGCTTTTCAAGATAGAAATGGACGGGAAGCTTTGTTACTAGTTGAAGAGAGCAGCTTAACTTTGTTAGTACCAGCTATGCATCAAGATCAGACTAAAACAGTTTTTCCAAATATTACTATCAAAACTTTGTCGGCTGGAATGAGATATAGCCAACTGCTTGAACCTAGAATTAATTCCAAAAAAGTTGGTGTAGAAGGAATGGTTTTGACTTTAGCAGAAGCTGCAGTTTTTAAAAAAATGAGAGCTAAACTTACTGATGTTAATCAGGAATTACGAATGGTGCGAGCTATTAAAACTCAGACAGAGATTGCAAATATTACCAAGGCTCAAGATATTACCCAAAAGGCTTTGGTTTCGGTTTTAACCAACATAAAACTTGGAATTTCTGAAAAAGAATTAGCCAGAAAATTAGATATAGCAATGGAAACATTAGGAGCTGATGAACTGGCCTTTCCGACCATTGTGGCTTTTGGTAAGCATAGCGCTGTCCCTCATCACAAAGCTGGTAAAACGAGATTAAAAAATGACAATATTGTTTTGATTGATATGGGAGCTAGAGTAGGTGAGTATAACGGGGATTTAAGCCGGACTTTTTATTTTGGTAAAGCTACAGATATATTTAAAAAGCGGTTTGAATTAGTGCAAACCGCTCAGCAAGCAGCTTTGAAAAAAATAAAAGCTGGGGTAGAAATTGCAGATATCGACCAGGCTGCCCGAGCAGTATTTGAAAAAGCTGAAGTGCTAGATCTTTATTTACATACTACTGGTCATGGGTTAGGAATTGGAGTTCATGAGTTTCCCAGCTTGTCGTATTTGCAAAAAGATAGACTAGAGGAGGGGATGGTAATTACTGTCGAACCGGGTTTGTATGAAGATGGTTGGGGAGGAATTAGACTGGAAGATGTGGTAGTAGTTGCCAAAAATGGCTATAAAATGTTAGGCACCTTGGATCAACATTGGAGTCTCCCCTATGGTGGCTAAAACCTGGGTCTCTACCCTACTTATTATTGTATTTTTTTTAATTACTACCCTGTGGTATTTTTGGCCAGTAGTGACTCATTTTGATAGCTATTTACCAGATAATTATGATGGCTTGTTTATTACCTGGTCGATAAATCGAATTGCTCAAAATTTTCCAGTCTGGCCTGGAAAATTGATGGAGGGCAATATCTTTTATCCTAACCCTTATACGCATGCATATTCAGACTTATTTATTACCAGCGGCTTGTTGGCTAAGCCATTATTAGTTTTATGGCCAGAATCACTTGTTGGTTATAATTGGACTTTATTGGTCGGACATTTTTTACTTTTAGTTTTTACGTTTTTATTTTTAGATAGTTTAGCCGAAAATAAATGTATTGCTGGAGTGCTGGCTTTAGTTTTTGGTTATAGCCAAATCCATTTACATTACTTGCCACACCTGCAACTGTTTACTATTTTTTTATTGCCTCTTTCGGGTTGGTGTTTGATCAAATTTGCCAAAAATAAAAAAAATTGGTGGCTCTATGGATGGTTTTTAAGCCTATCTTTTCAACTTATTAATAGTATTTTGCCTGGGTATTTTATTGTCGCTTCATTTTTAGTTCTGTATATTTATTTGCCAGAATTGAGATTACAAGTTAAAAAATCTTGGAAAGCATTAGTGCTGGGAAGCAGTTTCACATTATTAATTGCCGGGCCATTTTTATGGATATATTTTCAGGTGTCCAAATATTTTAATTACAGTCGACCTTTGACTGAAGTTATCCATTTTTCCCTAAGTCCTGAACAGCTTTTGACAAAGTTTTTCTCGCCAGTTTTATTTGGGCTGTTCGTAGTTGCTATGGGAGTAGTTATATTTACCAAGAAAAAGCCGCCATACCTAGTCTGGATCTGGGCTAGCTTAGGCTCATTAATACTAGCTTTGGGACCAGCTCTGCACTGGCAAGAGCAAACAGTCAAAATCCCCTTTCATATCCCCCTGCCATATCTATTGCTCTATTTTATTGTCCCTGGCTTTCAAAGCATGCGGACGCCTTCGCGGTGGGTACTACTAGCTGGTTTTTTTATAACCGTTGTCTTGGCGCTATTTTTACAACACGTTTTTGCTAAGAAAAAAACTAGCTTAACAATTGTCTTGCTAAGCATAATCATATGTGCTTGGATGGTGATGCCAAGGTTTGATCACTACTATCAAATTCCTAAAACCAAGCAATATCCTGCGGTTTATAGTTGGCTTAAAAATCAGCCAGGACAAGTTGTGATGGAGCTGCCTATGACAGCTTGGGGAGGTTCCGATCAAAATAAACAAGAAGTATATCGAATGCTTTATAGTCTGAATCATAAGAAGCAATTGGTAAATGGCTATAGTGGTTTTTTCCCGCCAGATTATGTAACTTTGGTTAATGTGTTACAAGCTGAGTTTCCTAGTCAAAAAACGCTGAAACTTATAAAGGATTACCAGGTTGACTACTTAATTGTTCATCAGGATGAATTTAGAAGAATGGGTGAGAGCGATATTGAAAATAAAATTGAAAAGACTATAGCTTTGCAAGCTGATGAAAAATTTGAGAATGATTTGGTTTATATATTGAGAAAATAAAAACTATTGCAAAAGTTCAACTTGGTCGCCAAGCTGAAGGTTGTATTTTTGAGCCCAACCAGATGGCAGCTCCAAAACCCAATCTACTATTTCAGGAGGGGAATATCGAGGCAATTCTTCAAGAGGGGTGTTGGGTGGAAAATTTGGAACATCTTTTTCGATATACACGACTTTTTTATCTCTAATAAAAACCATGTCAAGAGAAAAATTCATATCTGGCATCCAAAACGTGACTTCTCGAGCTTGGGGAAAAATAAACAACATACCGTTATTTTGTGCCAAATTGCTTCGGCCAGACAAACCTTGAGTGATTTTTTCTGGAGTATCAGCAATCTCTACCAAAACCAACTGGCTTTTCACCAGAAGTTTATGAGTATAGTCATATCCAAGTAAATCCTGATTGCTGTCCCCGCTTCCATCTTCGGCAACAATTTTTGGTGTTGTCTGCTTGCTACCCGTGCCCACCAACTGTTTAAAATCTGGTTTGATAAGGATAAGCAAGGCTATAAAACAGCAAACAATAAGGCCTAGGACAATAGCTAAAACTTTATTCATGAACAAAGTAAAAATATGTTTGATAGGTTTCTGATCAGATTTACGGTTTCAAATTCTTTATCTGTGGTTGTAATCAATTTTTCAGCAGCTATCTGATACTCACCAAAGAATAGATGATTAATAAGTAAAAATCCAGTCGACTTAATCACTTTCTTTAAATCTCTTATAAATTTGGGGCTATAAAGTGTAGCGCTAATACTGTTTCCACAAAATAAGTCTACAATCACTAAATCATATTGCTCTTTTAGGTTTTTGACAAAGGTAAAAGCGTCAGCTTCAATTGGCTTTACTTGAGAGTAGCGATTAAGTCCAAAATACTGTCTAGCGAGCTTTATCATAATTTGATCAATTTCAATCGCTGTAATTTGGGCTTGAGGCCACTTTTTAGTTAGTAAGGGAATTATGGTGCCACCACCTAATCCCAATAATAAAATACTTTTTACTTTTTCGTTTTTACTTTTTACTTTTTTTAGGGGTTTTTGCCAAAGATTTTTGACAATACTGCCTGATTGCAGTAAATCTCCGGCCACAATTTTGTAACTGCCTAAATGTTTAATTAACTGAATTTTGCCACTAAAAGGAGAGTTAAACTCTTTGACAACCTGTCCTTGGAAAAAGGAGAGAGGCATACTATTTTTACTAAAGCGGCTATTTTTTAATAAGCTCTTTTCCCATAAAAGCTTGCAATGCTTCAGGCACAAGGATAGAGCCATCTTTTTGTTGATAACTTTCCATAATAGCTATCAAAATTCTGGGACTGGCAATAGCGGTATTATTAAGCATGTGGACATACTTAATCTCACCATCTTTAGTTTTGTAGCGGACATTGGCTCGACGGCTTTGGAATTCGCCCATAATCGAATCAGACATAGTTTCCCCAAAATCATTACGGCCTGGCATCCAGGTTTCGATATCATACTTTTTGATTTGTGGTTCACCCATATCACCGGTGCACATCAGCATAACCCGGTAATGCAGGCCAAGTTCCTGAAGCATTTCTTCGCTGTAAGTACGCAGCTTTTCATGCCAGGATTTTGACTCTTCTATATCGTTTTTACATAAAATTACCTGTTCAACTTTGGTAAATTCATGAATGCGGTACATGCCTTGAGTATCCTTACCATAACTGCCGATTTCACGGCGATAGCACTGTGAATAACCAGCGTAGAGTTTTGGTAGTTCGCTTTCAGTTAAAACCTCATCCATATGGTAAGAAACTAGAGGTACTTCAGCTGTGCCAGCTAAAAAGCGTTCATCTTTTTCACCTTCATCATCAAAAGTTTTGTAGACATCAACTTTACCCCAGGGGAAATGGGCGGTATTTACAAAAGGCCGTTCATGTAAAATAATTGGCGGTACTACGGGAGTAAAGCCTTTTTCAAGCAATTTTTTCAAAGCAAAATTCATCACGGCTAGATGAAGTAAAGCTCCGTCACCTTTTAGGTAATAACCCCTAAAACCAGCCACTTTAGTGCCCCGGTCAAAATCAACAATATCTAAATCTTTAGCTAGTTGAACATGGTCTTTGATAGGAAAATCAAATTCCGGTTTTTGGCCCCAGGTAGCCACTTGCACATTGCCGCTACTATCTTTACCAATAGGCACTTCTGGATCAGGGACATTGGGAATTTGCAGCATCAAACTGTCGTAATCAGCTTGAATTGTACTGAGTTTAGTTTCTAGCTCAGAGATTTGGCTGCGGATCTGTTTGCCTTTCTCGATAACTTCTGGACTGGGCTTACCATAAATCCCTTCATTTAATTTGTTGCGCTGTGTTCTTAGTTCCTGGACCTGCTGCATAAGCTCTCGACGTTGCTGATCAACTTTGAGCAAGTTATCAACTTTATCAGGTACGCCTTTATCGGCTGCAGCTTTTTTAACTAAGTCTTTATTATCTCTAATAAATTGAATATCTAACATATGTGCAGTGTCATTCTGAGATGAAATCGAAAAATCTTATAATAGATCCTTCGCTAACGCTCAGGATGACACCATAAAAAAACACCACCATTACTCTTTCAAAGAGCCATGTGGCGGTGCCATCTTTTACTATACTTAATTCCTGCTGTCACGGGCTTACCCGGAAGAGCATTTCCTCTCTTCAGCTTGGCAGTTGGAAGCTGCCTCATAACGCTGTTACTTTTTTAGATTATAGCAATTTTATTAATTTTTACCAAAGCAATTGTGTCTTCGATATAGCTTAATGTATTTGGTAATGTATCTAATTTCTTGATTTGGTTATGGGTAAACCATTCTGCTTGAGCTGTTTCATGATCTGGATCATTAATCTTTACCTTTTGTTGACCAATACTTATAAGGTAGCAAGGCAAAATAACATGGGTGGCTATTTGACTATCATCATTACCATGTTCCCAGGTACTGGTTTTGACAATAGGATGAGGATATAAAATGATTGAGGTAACAGATAATTCTTCTTTAAATTCTCTTATTACACACTGTTCAGGAGTTTCACCAAATTCCAATCCTCCGCCAGCTGGTTGCCATTTGAGATGCCACTGTTTATTGTGAGGAGCATATCGTTGGGTCAACAAAAATTCCAACTTACCATTTTTGCGGCGAAGAGGTAAGCCGACAATACCAACTACTATTCTTTTCTTCATGAAGTTATTTATGTTATGCTAAATATGAATTATTAAATTTAACATATTTTAGAATAAACTAAAATAAAAAATATGGCTCAAAAAGATTCAGGTGTATCAGAAGATATGAAAACCTTGGTAACAATCTTATTACTTATTTTTGTTTTTCCTATCGGGTTTATTGTAATGTGGGCATGGCCAAGATGGAAAACTTGGGTAAAACTACTCGTATCTTTACCAACAATATTAATCTTTCTTTTTGCCCTCTTTATTTTTCTGGCAGTAGTTGCGGCTCCCTCAACTCAAATTAAAAGAGCTGAGTGTACAAAAAATTGTGCAACATA of the Candidatus Beckwithbacteria bacterium genome contains:
- the serS gene encoding serine--tRNA ligase, with translation MLDIQFIRDNKDLVKKAAADKGVPDKVDNLLKVDQQRRELMQQVQELRTQRNKLNEGIYGKPSPEVIEKGKQIRSQISELETKLSTIQADYDSLMLQIPNVPDPEVPIGKDSSGNVQVATWGQKPEFDFPIKDHVQLAKDLDIVDFDRGTKVAGFRGYYLKGDGALLHLAVMNFALKKLLEKGFTPVVPPIILHERPFVNTAHFPWGKVDVYKTFDDEGEKDERFLAGTAEVPLVSYHMDEVLTESELPKLYAGYSQCYRREIGSYGKDTQGMYRIHEFTKVEQVILCKNDIEESKSWHEKLRTYSEEMLQELGLHYRVMLMCTGDMGEPQIKKYDIETWMPGRNDFGETMSDSIMGEFQSRRANVRYKTKDGEIKYVHMLNNTAIASPRILIAIMESYQQKDGSILVPEALQAFMGKELIKK
- a CDS encoding methyltransferase domain-containing protein, with protein sequence MPLSFFQGQVVKEFNSPFSGKIQLIKHLGSYKIVAGDLLQSGSIVKNLWQKPLKKVKSKNEKVKSILLLGLGGGTIIPLLTKKWPQAQITAIEIDQIMIKLARQYFGLNRYSQVKPIEADAFTFVKNLKEQYDLVIVDLFCGNSISATLYSPKFIRDLKKVIKSTGFLLINHLFFGEYQIAAEKLITTTDKEFETVNLIRNLSNIFLLCS
- a CDS encoding NUDIX hydrolase, giving the protein MKKRIVVGIVGLPLRRKNGKLEFLLTQRYAPHNKQWHLKWQPAGGGLEFGETPEQCVIREFKEELSVTSIILYPHPIVKTSTWEHGNDDSQIATHVILPCYLISIGQQKVKINDPDHETAQAEWFTHNQIKKLDTLPNTLSYIEDTIALVKINKIAII
- a CDS encoding YfhO family protein; this translates as MVAKTWVSTLLIIVFFLITTLWYFWPVVTHFDSYLPDNYDGLFITWSINRIAQNFPVWPGKLMEGNIFYPNPYTHAYSDLFITSGLLAKPLLVLWPESLVGYNWTLLVGHFLLLVFTFLFLDSLAENKCIAGVLALVFGYSQIHLHYLPHLQLFTIFLLPLSGWCLIKFAKNKKNWWLYGWFLSLSFQLINSILPGYFIVASFLVLYIYLPELRLQVKKSWKALVLGSSFTLLIAGPFLWIYFQVSKYFNYSRPLTEVIHFSLSPEQLLTKFFSPVLFGLFVVAMGVVIFTKKKPPYLVWIWASLGSLILALGPALHWQEQTVKIPFHIPLPYLLLYFIVPGFQSMRTPSRWVLLAGFFITVVLALFLQHVFAKKKTSLTIVLLSIIICAWMVMPRFDHYYQIPKTKQYPAVYSWLKNQPGQVVMELPMTAWGGSDQNKQEVYRMLYSLNHKKQLVNGYSGFFPPDYVTLVNVLQAEFPSQKTLKLIKDYQVDYLIVHQDEFRRMGESDIENKIEKTIALQADEKFENDLVYILRK
- a CDS encoding DUF192 domain-containing protein; amino-acid sequence: MNKVLAIVLGLIVCCFIALLILIKPDFKQLVGTGSKQTTPKIVAEDGSGDSNQDLLGYDYTHKLLVKSQLVLVEIADTPEKITQGLSGRSNLAQNNGMLFIFPQAREVTFWMPDMNFSLDMVFIRDKKVVYIEKDVPNFPPNTPLEELPRYSPPEIVDWVLELPSGWAQKYNLQLGDQVELLQ